From a single Collimonas pratensis genomic region:
- a CDS encoding pyridoxamine 5'-phosphate oxidase family protein, translating into MTNLETAGASAGKSVFHRGELALQQRAGVLEKMAARSQVIRSAMPDQHREFFSQLPFLIVGSVDRQQQPWASIVIGEPGFVSSPDAEHLRIHARALAADPLQQNLAGNAAIGLLGIEPHTRRRNRMNGRIETLDTDGWTMKVEQSFGNCPKYIQARRPGSVDSAGAAAPRVHRASELDGAMQRLIRAADTFFIATAFLPDPVADGSAGEGGYGADVSHRGGKPGFVRIDDAKTLTVPDFVGNFYFNTIGNLVVHPRAGLLFIDFASGDLIYLAVSAELIWDGSDVASFAGAERLLRFHVEQAIRVEASLPLRWSEAEFSPALAPMGSWPA; encoded by the coding sequence GCGGCGCGCAGCCAGGTGATCCGCAGCGCGATGCCGGACCAGCATCGTGAATTTTTCAGCCAGCTGCCGTTCCTGATCGTCGGCAGCGTCGACCGCCAGCAACAGCCATGGGCCTCGATTGTGATCGGCGAACCCGGCTTCGTCAGTTCGCCGGACGCCGAGCATCTGCGGATCCACGCCCGCGCGCTGGCCGCCGATCCGCTGCAGCAAAACCTGGCCGGCAACGCCGCCATCGGCTTGCTGGGCATCGAACCGCACACGCGCCGCCGTAACCGCATGAACGGCAGGATAGAAACGCTGGATACGGACGGCTGGACCATGAAAGTCGAGCAGAGCTTCGGCAATTGTCCCAAATACATCCAGGCGCGCAGGCCGGGCAGCGTCGACAGCGCCGGCGCCGCGGCGCCAAGGGTGCACCGCGCCAGCGAACTGGACGGCGCCATGCAGCGGCTGATCCGCGCCGCCGACACCTTCTTCATCGCCACCGCATTCCTGCCGGATCCCGTCGCGGATGGCAGCGCCGGGGAGGGTGGTTACGGCGCCGATGTTTCGCATCGCGGCGGCAAGCCTGGCTTTGTCCGCATCGACGATGCAAAGACGCTGACGGTGCCGGATTTCGTCGGCAATTTTTACTTCAACACCATCGGCAACCTGGTGGTGCATCCGCGCGCCGGCTTGTTGTTCATCGATTTCGCCAGCGGCGACCTGATCTACCTGGCGGTAAGCGCGGAGCTGATCTGGGACGGCTCCGACGTGGCAAGCTTCGCCGGCGCCGAGCGTTTGCTGCGCTTCCATGTCGAGCAGGCGATACGGGTCGAAGCATCGCTGCCGCTGCGCTGGAGCGAGGCGGAATTTTCGCCGGCGCTGGCGCCCATGGGTTCCTGGCCGGCATAA